One genomic region from Pseudoduganella dura encodes:
- a CDS encoding efflux RND transporter periplasmic adaptor subunit, whose product MLRNTLIALAVATSLVACGKPPGAAEGAAKGDDKKAVKLLIAPEDVLTVHSDALASGPVITGSVQPERRADLRAEVSAIVLQVLKENGEPVKKGDLLVRLDDTSIRDSLGSSEESVRNAKQVVDQAQRMLERNKTLRASGMTSMQALEDAEVRLNTAQSELAAARARAVGARQQLDRTLVRAPFDGIVSERKVSNGDTAQIGKELIKVIDPHSMRFEGLVSADKIGVVKVGQPVLFRVNGYPGQNFQGKVKRVDPAANAVTRQVEVLVEFTDSIQPRVAGLYAEGRVETETSDALMLPETAMIQAGDTSYAWRVRDNKLSKVNVVVGARDERTGHWQVKSGLASGDLVLRAPGSTVHDGQPVQLVTPKNLASAGDKSAAAKGN is encoded by the coding sequence ATGTTGCGAAATACCCTGATCGCTCTCGCCGTCGCCACGAGCCTCGTCGCCTGCGGAAAACCACCCGGAGCGGCCGAGGGGGCCGCCAAGGGTGACGATAAGAAGGCAGTCAAACTCCTGATCGCACCTGAAGATGTGCTGACGGTCCACAGCGATGCGCTGGCTTCCGGCCCCGTGATCACCGGCTCGGTCCAGCCGGAACGCCGCGCCGACCTGCGCGCCGAGGTATCGGCCATCGTGCTGCAGGTGCTGAAGGAAAACGGCGAGCCGGTGAAAAAGGGCGACCTGCTGGTGCGCCTCGACGACACGTCGATCCGCGACAGCCTGGGTTCTTCCGAGGAGTCGGTACGCAATGCGAAGCAGGTGGTGGACCAGGCCCAGCGCATGCTCGAACGGAACAAGACACTGCGCGCATCGGGCATGACATCGATGCAGGCGCTGGAAGATGCCGAGGTGCGCCTGAACACGGCGCAAAGCGAGCTGGCCGCCGCCAGGGCGCGCGCCGTGGGCGCCCGCCAGCAGCTGGACCGCACGCTGGTGCGCGCGCCGTTCGACGGCATCGTCAGCGAGCGCAAGGTCTCGAACGGCGACACCGCCCAGATCGGCAAGGAACTGATCAAGGTGATCGACCCGCACAGCATGCGCTTCGAAGGCCTGGTCTCGGCCGACAAGATCGGCGTGGTCAAGGTGGGCCAGCCCGTGCTGTTCCGTGTCAACGGCTATCCCGGCCAGAATTTCCAGGGCAAGGTCAAGCGCGTCGACCCTGCCGCAAACGCTGTCACGCGGCAGGTCGAGGTGCTGGTCGAGTTCACCGACAGCATCCAGCCGCGCGTGGCCGGCCTGTACGCCGAGGGCCGTGTCGAAACCGAGACCAGCGATGCGCTGATGCTGCCTGAAACGGCAATGATCCAGGCCGGCGATACGAGCTACGCCTGGCGCGTGCGCGACAACAAGCTGTCGAAGGTAAACGTGGTGGTCGGCGCGCGCGATGAACGCACCGGGCACTGGCAGGTGAAGAGCGGACTCGCGTCGGGCGACCTGGTGCTGCGCGCGCCCGGCTCCACGGTGCATGACGGCCAGCCGGTCCAGCTGGTAACGCCGAAGAACCTGGCGTCGGCCGGCGACAAGTCGGCGGCGGCCAAAGGAAACTGA
- a CDS encoding divergent PAP2 family protein: MDIAYLVTPLLTWITVGPIKFLINSIRARKWAFNLVGNGGFPSNHSAVVSSMATLIALREGIGHPAFGAAVTLCFIVIIDANSLRQHVGRQAAAINRLAEGKPGHKWLRERMGHTVVEICGGLATGIALGHLVHAVFGRG, translated from the coding sequence ATGGATATCGCCTATCTCGTCACGCCGCTGCTCACCTGGATCACCGTTGGCCCCATCAAATTCCTGATCAACAGTATTCGTGCCCGCAAATGGGCATTCAACCTGGTGGGCAATGGCGGCTTTCCCAGCAATCACAGCGCCGTGGTGTCCAGCATGGCTACCCTGATCGCGCTGCGCGAAGGCATCGGCCATCCGGCGTTCGGCGCGGCGGTCACGCTGTGCTTCATCGTGATCATCGACGCGAACAGCCTGCGCCAGCACGTGGGCCGCCAGGCGGCGGCGATCAACCGCCTTGCCGAAGGCAAGCCGGGCCATAAATGGCTGCGGGAACGGATGGGCCACACCGTGGTCGAAATCTGCGGCGGCCTGGCGACGGGCATCGCGCTCGGGCACCTTGTGCATGCCGTGTTCGGCAGGGGCTGA
- a CDS encoding DUF475 domain-containing protein, whose protein sequence is MKHFRFSIIVTVVLMVLACWWGYTQRGMAGLFSALWITAVLGVMEVSLSFDNAVVNASVLKDWNAFWQKLFLTVGILVAVFGMRLIFPLAIVAVATGLDLFQVWTMATTRPNEYSRHLMDVHAEVAAFGGAFLLLVFLNFLFDDEKEVHWLGWIERAANRIGTGSLSVLLTLIGVLICTELVSEAHRYAVLYAGIVGIAIYLAVGWLSGLLEEKEHDADGNGGELGKAVQRGSIGGFLYLEVLDASFSFDGVIGAFAITSDVVIIMLGLAIGAMYVRSLTVYLVHKGTLDEFIYLEHGAHYAIGILAVIMLASVKYHVPEWFTGLSGVAFIVVSLYSSVKYRKRMVNELRMQ, encoded by the coding sequence ATGAAGCATTTCAGGTTTTCAATCATCGTAACCGTCGTCCTGATGGTATTGGCCTGCTGGTGGGGGTACACCCAGCGCGGCATGGCCGGGCTGTTCTCGGCGCTGTGGATCACGGCCGTGCTGGGCGTGATGGAAGTATCGCTGTCGTTCGATAACGCGGTGGTCAACGCCTCCGTGCTGAAGGACTGGAACGCGTTCTGGCAAAAGCTGTTCCTGACGGTCGGCATCCTGGTGGCCGTGTTCGGCATGCGGCTGATCTTCCCGCTGGCGATCGTGGCGGTGGCAACCGGGCTGGACCTGTTCCAGGTCTGGACGATGGCCACCACCCGGCCCAACGAGTACTCGCGCCACCTGATGGACGTGCATGCCGAAGTGGCTGCGTTCGGCGGCGCCTTCCTGCTGCTGGTCTTCCTCAACTTCCTGTTCGATGACGAAAAGGAAGTGCACTGGCTGGGCTGGATCGAGCGGGCGGCCAACCGGATCGGCACCGGCAGCCTGTCGGTGCTACTCACGCTGATAGGCGTGCTCATCTGCACGGAACTGGTGTCCGAAGCGCACCGCTACGCCGTGCTGTACGCGGGCATCGTGGGTATCGCGATCTATCTCGCCGTCGGCTGGCTGTCCGGCCTGCTTGAAGAAAAGGAGCACGATGCAGACGGCAATGGCGGCGAACTCGGCAAGGCGGTGCAGCGCGGCAGCATCGGCGGCTTCCTGTACCTGGAAGTGCTGGATGCATCGTTCAGCTTCGACGGCGTGATCGGCGCGTTCGCGATCACCAGCGACGTGGTCATCATCATGCTGGGGCTGGCGATCGGCGCCATGTACGTGCGTTCGCTGACCGTCTACCTGGTGCACAAGGGCACGCTGGATGAATTCATCTACCTGGAACACGGCGCCCACTACGCGATCGGCATCCTGGCGGTGATCATGCTGGCCAGCGTGAAGTACCACGTGCCGGAGTGGTTTACCGGGCTGTCCGGGGTGGCGTTCATCGTCGTGTCGCTGTACTCGTCGGTGAAGTATCGCAAACGGATGGTGAACGAGTTGCGCATGCAGTAA